GGGGCCGGGTAAGCTCATCGAAAAGTTCAAGCTGTTGCGCTTTGAGCAGGACCCTAAGCAAAAAGATCGGATTTACCTCGACATTCACATGGTTCCTTATTTTCCCGCTAAAACGTTCCTGCTCAAACTCGACGGACAGAAGGGCGACGACCCCGATTCGGCTGAGTGGAAAGCAGATTATGATCAACAGTAAGGTCTTTTATTCACCCTTTTAACACTAGTTAGTATGGCTTCATTTAATGCCAAGTTAGAGATCGATGGCGTTAGCGATCCAATTGAGCTGAGAAAAGTTTATGTGACCTGTCACCGGAAGCGCGATACAAAAGGGCGGCCTTCGTCGGCTGCCAGGTGGGTTATTGCCGTAGCGATTGATACGGATGAGGACGGTACGTTTACCGAATGGATGGTTAGCCCAACCATGGCCAAAAATGTCACGATCAAATATTATAAGATTGATGAAGAAGGCTCTGTGCTGAAGC
This window of the Spirosoma aerolatum genome carries:
- the tssD gene encoding type VI secretion system tube protein TssD codes for the protein MASFNAKLEIDGVSDPIELRKVYVTCHRKRDTKGRPSSAARWVIAVAIDTDEDGTFTEWMVSPTMAKNVTIKYYKIDEEGSVLKQWTMKDAHCYGMTEGFVADSSILMTTLVISGDEISNGNASLPHVWS